The following coding sequences lie in one Takifugu flavidus isolate HTHZ2018 chromosome 4, ASM371156v2, whole genome shotgun sequence genomic window:
- the LOC130524819 gene encoding uncharacterized protein LOC130524819 — MIMFFRGLITQSRTNDTDMTKESCILLFPMFNTVKVGDVLPSLTTDYLVLKSIGEGVYGEVVECLDIKNQKIVAVKILKYPNSHRNAKHELSFLKIISPLNHKNLVKFFERFKYKRQECLVFEMLYRNLHYFIICSPKRIPLSKIRAIAKQLFLALKALSAVGVIHTDIKPDNIMLKNWFDMRIKLIDFGVAIRDADVLVGDKVQPIGFRFCRCCCNTVHLQLV; from the exons ATGATTATGTTTTTCAGGGGTTTAATTACACAAAGTAGAACAAATGACACAGATATGACCAAAGAGAGTTGCATCCTCCTTTTTCCCATGTTCAACACAGTCAAGGTCGGTGACGTCCTCCCCAGTCTAACAACAGATTATTTGGTGCTGAAATCAATAGGCGAAGGCGTCTATGGTGAAGTGGTCGAGTGCCTAGAcatcaaaaatcaaaaaataGTGGCTGTGAAGATCCTGAAATACCCTAACTCTCATCGGAACGCGAAGCACGAG CTCTCCTTCTTAAAGATCATCTCTCCCCTCAATCACAAGAACCTGGTGAAATTCTTTGAGAGGTTTAAATACAAGAGGCAGGAATGTCTGGTGTTTGAGATGTTGTACAGGAACCTCCATTATTTTATAATCTGCAGCCCCAAGAGGATTCCACTAAGTAAGATCCGGGCAATTGCAAAGCAG ctgttcCTGGCTCTGAAAGCCCTCAGTGCTGTTGGTGTTATACACACTGACATCAAACCAGACAACATCATGCTCAAGAATTGGTTCGACATGAGGATTAAACTAATCGACTTTGGAGTCGCCATTCGGGATGCTGATGTTCTGGTGGGGGACAAAGTGCAACCCATTGGATTCAggttctgcagatgttgctgcaacACCGTCCACTTGCAGCTGGTCTAA
- the rbck1 gene encoding ranBP-type and C3HC4-type zinc finger-containing protein 1 produces the protein MTSQGEPTSALKEAEELALSLSEALSGGDEQEAAELSRRLSQLSLPVTVSIKSQAYPQDSIRLHIGVEDGQSETYVLVTAVVSPHMTIAQLKEKFSQDYGFPPALQRWVIGKRLTQDQETLFSHGVRVDGDKAFLFILSANAACLTRQQHRLDQDQQRIEGIVESIQSMQLLSRGPTVDGDKTEPTLETPPPPPPPPKPAVAPKPKLGWTCTVCTYFNKPTWPGCELCSSERPLDYKVPPIYLPDQQELYRIQQEELAMLQYIQAQQEEREKNYTEFLATEEQNLIPNSTEIECPICFSAIQPGEGAVLRECLHAFCRDCLTGTIVNSRDAEVACPEACESKLQDREIKALLSEEEHVRFLELRLSIAESRSDHSFHCQTPNCRGWCIYEDEVNQFPCGLCGETNCILCRAIHDGMNCKDYQDDLRIRAENDAAALQTKQLLTRLLQQGEAMKCPRCDIIVQKKDGCDWICCVMCKTEICWVTKQARWGPNGRGDTSGGCRCLVNHQPCHPNCQNCH, from the exons ATGACCTCTCAAGGTGAACCGACATCGGCTTTGAAAGAAG CTGAAGAGTTGGCCCTGTCCCTGAGTGAAGCCCTCAGCGGCGGGGACGAGCAGGAAGCGGCGGAACTGAGCCGCAGGCTGTCACAGCTCTCCCTTCCCGTGACAGTCAGCATCAAGAGCCAGGCGTATCCCCAAGATTCCATAAG ATTGCACATCGGAGTGGAGGATGGTCAGTCAGAGACTTATGTCCTGGTGACTGCTGTGGTCTCCCCTCACATGACAATTGCACAACTCAAAGAAAAG TTCAGCCAGGATTATGGCTTCCCCCCCGCTCTGCAGCGATGGGTGATCGGGAAGCGGTTGACTCAGGACCAGGAGACGTTATTCAGCCACGGCGTCCGTGTAGATGGAGACAAAGCTTTCCTCTTTATCCTCTCCGCCAACGCTGCCTGTCTGACACGACAACAACACAGGCTGGATCAGGATCAGCAGCGTATAGAAG GGATTGTAGAATCGATTCAGTCAATGCAACTCTTAAGCAGAGGTCCAACTGTAGATGGGGACAAGACAGAGCCTACCTTAgagactcctcctcctcctccccctcctccaaaaCCTGCAGTGGCTCCTAAACCAAAG TTGGGCTGGACTTGCACTGTGTGTACTTATTTTAACAAACCTACATGGCCCGGCTGTGAGTTATGCTCATCGGAGCGACCACTGGATTACAAGGTGCCCCCCATCTACTTGCCTGACCAGCAGGAACTTTATCGCATTCAGCAGGAAGAGCTGGCGATGCTGCAGTATATACAG GCTCAGCAGGAGGAGCGCGAGAAGAACTACACAGAGTTCTTGGCAACAGAAGAACAGAACCTTATCCCGAACAGCACAGAAATTGAATGTCCCATCTGCTTCTCCGCCATCCAGCCAGGAGAGGGCGCTGTACTCAGAGAGTGTTTGCACGCCTTCTGCAG AGATTGTCTAACGGGGACAATAGTAAACAGTCGAGATGCTGAGGTGGCGTGTCCAGAGGCATGTGAGAGCAAGCTACAGGACCGAGAGATCAAAGCA CTGCTGAGTGAAGAGGAGCACGTGCGCTTCCTCGAGTTACGCCTGAGCATCGCCGAGAGCCGCTCGGATCACAGCTTTCACTGCCAGACACCGAACTGCCGGGGCTGGTGCATCTACGAGGATGAGGTGAATCAGTTCCCATGTGGACTCTGCGGTGAAACTAACTGCATTCTGTGCAGG GCTATCCATGATGGGATGAACTGTAAGGACTACCAGGACGACCTGCGCATCCGTGCAGAAAACGACGCCGCCGCGCTGCAAACGAAACAGCTGCTGACG aggctgctgcagcagggcgAAGCCATGAAATGCCCACGGTGTGACATCATCGTCCAGAAGAAAGATGGCTGTGACTGGATTTGCTGTGTCATGTGCAAGACAGAAATCTGCTGGGTCACTAAACAAGCTCGATGGGGACCAAAT GGTCGTGGCGACACATCTGGGGGCTGTAGATGCCTCGTTAACCATCAGCCCTGCCACCCAAACTGTCAGAATTGTCACTAA
- the LOC130524815 gene encoding homeodomain-interacting protein kinase 1-like: protein MILRSLGSGVYGEVVKCINLNTKKTVAVKILKKLNAFNEAQREMSFLQVVNSINHPNIIRLFEEFTYRGCECLVFELLHRDLRSTIKVHPHEMPLRTIRPIAKQLFMALEALNIVGVIHTDIKLDNIMFVKWYDLRIKVIDFGLSLLVTDAIVGKKLQAVKYRSPEILLGLPYTNKIDMWSAGCVLAHLFLQTNLFEVHSEYEMMRQVVQLLGQPEDRLLRTGIYTEKYFTVMEGADGPMWRLKTPEEYSEHRTVDNNVKDSMLKSLDELVCIHKFESVAEKEDCHGFVDLLKMLLCVNGNKRISASEALNHPFITMSHLMEPRYRDYFNDVQRFMRCCTEMRLTGDKFKDENKNKINSTEQTKVQQQNKKDYQELQSQEQTQKINAWNPCKFPIETDGQEPEDGSKTNNRSTPSSFLQFGKEFMACFTCGRRSSS from the exons ATGATCCTGCGATCGCTGGGCTCTGGCGTCTATGGTGAAGTGGTCAAGTGCATAAACCTGAACACCAAAAAAACTGTGGCTGTGAAGATCCTGAAAAAACTGAATGCTTTCAACGAGGCTCAGCGGGAG ATGTCCTTCTTACAGGTTGTCAATTCCATAAATCATCCGAACATTATAAGATTGTTTGAGGAGTTTACATACAGGGGATGTGAGTGTCTGGTGTTTGAGCTGTTGCACAGAGATCTCCGCAGCACAATCAAAGTACACCCACATGAAATGCCATTGAGAACGATCCGTCCAATCGCAAAGCAG CTGTTCATGGCTCTGGAGGCACTCAATATTGTTGGCGTTATACACACCGACATAAAACTGGACAACATCATGTTCGTCAAGTGGTATGACCTGAGGATCAAAGTGATCGACTTTGGACTTTCCCTTTTAGTAACTGATGCCATTGTGGGGAAGAAATTGCAAGCAGTTAAATACAG GTCTCCAGAAATTTTGCTCGGGCTGCCTTACACAAACAAGATTGACATGTGGAGCGCCGGCTGCGTCCTCGCACATCTCTTCCTTCAAACCAACCTCTTTGAGGTTCACAGTGAATATGAAATG ATGAGGCAGGTGGTGCAGCTTCTGGGTCAGCCAGAGGACCGTCTCCTCCGGACTGGGATATACACCGAGAAATACTTCACTGTGATGGAAGGAGCTGATGGGCCAATGTGGAGGCTGAAG ACACCAGAGGAGTACAGTGAACACAGAACTGTAGACAACAATGTCAAGGATTCCATGTTAAAATCTCTGGATGAGTTAGTTTGT ATCCATAAATTCGAAAGCGTAGCTGAAAAAGAGGATTGCCATGGGTTTGTGGACCTCCTaaagatgctgctgtgtgtaaaTGGAAACAAGAGAATCTCAGCCTCTGAAGCTCTCAATCATCCATTTATCACGATGTCTCATCTGATGGAGCCAAGATATCGAGACTA CTTCAACGATGTTCAACGTTTCATGAGGTGCTGCACAGAGATGCGGTTAACAGGAGAtaaatttaaagatgaaaacaagaataaaataaattccacAGAGCAGACAAAGGTGCAGCAACAGAACAAAAAGGACTATCAGGAGCTCCAGTCTCAAGaacagacacagaaaataaacGCGTGGAATCCATGTAAGTTCCCAATAGAAACGGATGGCCAGGAGCCTGAGGAtggaagcaaaacaaacaaccgttcaacaccatcctccTTCCTTCAATTTGGGAAAGAATTTATGGCTTGCTTCACATGTGGCCGGCGCTCCTCATCATAG
- the LOC130524817 gene encoding homeodomain-interacting protein kinase 2-like produces MPLSTIRPIAKQLFMALEALSTVGVIHTDIKLDNIMFVKWYDLRIKVIDFGLAIRDTNIIVGKKLQALGYRSPEILLGLPYTNTIDMWSAGCVLAHLFLQTSLFEVHSEYEMMRQVVQLLGQPEDCLLRTGIYTEKYFTVMEGADGPMWRLKTPEEYNGEKNAKKVMDSTFKSLDDLVDIDSFETIDEYEDFHVFVDLLKLMLHIDGNRRISASEALNHPFITMSHLSNPRYQNYFNDAERFMRCCTVSNLVPDDQQNDNAETLQPRDIDWQQCEDVEERMEMQRSENITWQTAKETESNTCEYTRFELPSETRQQREDGTKAQHHSALFFSSRNKITKGLSKFQKNVKAWFTNGGSPPHYR; encoded by the exons ATGCCTCTGAGCACGATTCGTCCAATTGCAAAGCAG CTGTTCATGGCTCTGGAGGCACTCAGTACTGTTGGCGTTATACACACCGACATAAAACTGGACAACATCATGTTTGTCAAATGGTATGACCTGAGGATCAAAGTGATCGACTTTGGACTTGCCATTCGGGACACCAACATCATCGTGGGCAAAAAACTGCAAGCGCTTGGATACAG gtCTCCAGAAATTTTGCTCGGGCTGCCTTACACAAACACGATTGACATGTGGAGCGCCGGCTGCGTCCTCGCACATCTCTTCCTTCAAACCAGCCTCTTTGAGGTTCACAGTGAATATGAAATG ATGAGGCAGGTGGTGCAGCTTCTGGGTCAGCCAGAGGACTGTCTCCTCCGGACTGGGATATACACCGAGAAATACTTCACTGTGATGGAAGGAGCTGATGGGCCAATGTGGAGGCTGAAG ACACCAGAAGAGTacaatggagaaaaaaatgcaaagaagGTTATGGATTCCACGTTTAAATCTCTGGATGACCTGGTAGAT ATCGATTCATTCGAAACCATAGATGAATATGAAGATTTCCACGTATTTGTGGACCTCCTGAAATTAATGCTGCACATTGATGGAAACAGGAGAATCTCTGCTTCTGAAGCTCTTAATCATCCGTTTATCACAATGTCTCATTTGTCAAATCCAAGATATCAAAACTA CTTCAACGATGCCGAACGTTTCATGAGGTGCTGCACAGTGTCGAACTTGGTACCCGATGATCAGCAAAATGATAATGCAGAAACCCTCCAGCCTCGTGATATAGACTGGCAGCAGTGTGAGGACGTGGAAGAGAGGATGGAAATGCAGAGATCTGAGAATATCACCTGGCAAACGGCAAAAGAAACAGAGTCGAATACATGCGAGTATACGAGATTTGAGCTGCCTTCAGAAACACGGCAGCAGCGTGAGGATGGAACCAAAGCACAGCATCATTCTGCATTATTCTTTTCCTCTcgaaataaaatcacaaaaggACTTTCCAAATTTCAGAAAAATGTTAAGGCTTGGTTTACAAATGGGGGCAGCCCCCCCCATTACAGATGA
- the tbc1d20 gene encoding TBC1 domain family member 20 produces MKNPKRASSPEHSDGDSRRKKKMNDITQALSVSPVDVAALRRMAISEGGLLTDEIRCQVWPWLLNVPLHILDQEPENVDRENNKDYNQVLLDVQRSLRRFPPGMPDEQREGLQEELIDIILRVLKRNPQLHYYQGYHDIVVTFLLVVKERLATALVEKLSTHHLRDFMDPTMDNTKHILNYLMPIIERVNPEVHDFMQQAEVGTVFALSWLITWFGHVLSDFRHVVRLYDFFLACHPLMPIYFAAVIVLYRQDEVLDCECDMAMVHHLLSQIPQDLPYETLISRAGDLFVQFPPSELAREAASHEHMASSTFKDFDLASTQQRPDSVLRRRRRQKQAALENSASNSVVARPSATRRFVRLAVMGLTVALGAAALAVVNTALEWAPKLDLFP; encoded by the exons ATGAAGAACCCCAAGCGTGCCTCGTCACCAGAACATAGTG ACGGGGACAGCAGgcgcaaaaagaaaatgaatgacATCACGCAGGCCCTCAGTGTGAGCCCGGTGGATGTTGCAGCTTTGAGGAGGATGGCTATCAGTGAAGGAGGACTGCTCACCGATGAGATACGCTGCCAAGTCTGGCCATGGCTTCTCAATGTCCCCCTTCACATCCTGGATCAAGAGCCCG AAAACGTTGACCGGGAGAATAACAAGGACTACAACCAGGTGCTGCTGGATGTCCAACGTTCTTTGCGCCGGTTTCCACCAG GTATGCCAGATGAGCAAAGGGAGGGTCTTCAAGAAGAGCTAATCGATATCATCCTTCGAGTGTTGAAACGTAATCCTCAGTTGCACTACTATCAAGGATACCATGACATTGTTGTCACCTTTTTACTGGTTGTGAAAGAGCGTCTGGCAACAGCTCTTGTGGAAAAGCTCTCTACACATCACCTCAG ggACTTCATGGATCCCACCATGgacaacacaaaacacattctGAACTATTTGATGCCTATTATTGAGAGGGTCAACCCTGAAGTACATGACTTCATGCAACA AGCTGAGGTGGGTACAGTCTTCGCTCTCAGCTGGTTGATTACCTGGTTTGGCCACGTCCTGTCTGACTTTCGCCACGTTGTCCGGCTATATGACTTCTTCCTGGCCTGTCACCCGTTAATGCCCATCTATTTTGCAGCTGTG ATTGTACTGTACAGACAAGATGAGGTGCTGGATTGTGAATGCGACATGGCCATGGTGCATCACCTACTGTCTCAAATTCCTCAGGATCTTCCATATGAGACACTGATCAGCCGAGCAGGAGACCTCTTTGTCCAGTTCCCTCCATCCGAACTGGCCCGTGAGGCTGCTTCACATGAACA CATGGCGAGCTCTACTTTTAAGGACTTTGACCTTGCATCTACTCAGCAGCGACCTGACTCTGTCCTTCGCCGCAGAcgcagacagaaacaggctgcacTGGAGAACTCAGCTTCAAACTCAGTAGTAGCCCGACCTTCAGCCACTCGGCGTTTCGTTCGACTGGCTGTTATGGGTCTCACGGTGGCTTTAGGTGCCGCAGCTCTGGCTGTAGTTAACACTGCTCTAGAATGGGCTCCCAAACTGGACTTGTTTCCTTGA
- the prr13 gene encoding proline rich 13, whose protein sequence is MWPNQGPPPPVGPQNPLYPPGYNPAYPAAPGPGMFPHPGQQPPMGPSAPPGAMPYGAPGPQTYPMAPGGYPVVPPGGAYPGPYPHSPKGGHHKGHKKGHHHGGVNPMAAGLAGMGMGMGGHNVHKKMKKMKKKKGHKEHKHGHHKHGKSSSSSSSSSSSD, encoded by the exons ATGTGGCCAAATCAAG GTCCTCCCCCTCCAGTAGGCCCTCAAAATCCTCTGTACCCGCCTGGATACAACCCTGCTTACCCTGCTGCCCCAGGACCAGGTATGTTTCCCCATCCAGGACAACAGCCTCCTATGGGACCAAGTGCACCTCCGGGGGCCATGCCTTATGGAGCTCCAGGACCCCAGACTTATCCAATGGCACCAGGTGGATACCCAGTAGTTCCTCCTGGAGGTGCTTATCCAGGTCCATACCCCCACTCTCCAAAAGGGGGTCATCATAAAGGTCACAAAAAAGGTCACCACCATGGAGGTGTAAATCCCATGGCTGCAGGTTTGGCAGGAATGGGAATGGGAATGGGTGGACATAATGTCCACaaaaagatgaagaagatgaagaagaagaagggacaCAAAGAACACAAGCATGGCCATCACAAACATGGCAAG tcctccagcagcagcagcagcagcagtagcagtgaCTAA